A window of the Oncorhynchus kisutch isolate 150728-3 unplaced genomic scaffold, Okis_V2 Okis02a-Okis13b_hom, whole genome shotgun sequence genome harbors these coding sequences:
- the LOC116352816 gene encoding transcription initiation factor TFIID subunit 2 codes for MHEVKMNRKKDKGFESPRPFKLTHQVVCINNINFQRKSVIGFVELTIFPTVVNLNRIKLNSKQCRIYRVRVNDLEAPFIYNDPTLEVCHHESKQRNLNYFSSAYTAAVSAVDPDAGHGELVIKVPSELWKQGDEMNVLKVYIEFSLDQPKGGLHFVVPDVEGSMAERGAHVFSFGYQNSTRFWFPCVDSYSELCTWKLEFTVDASMVAVSCGDLVETVYTHDMRKKTFHYVLPIPTAASNISLSVGPFEILVDPYMHEVTHFCLPQLLPLLKHSMSYLHEIFEFYEEILTCRYPYSCFKTVFVDEAYVQVSSYASMSIFSTNLLHSAMIIDQTPLTRQCLAQALAQQFFGCFISRMSWADEWVLKGISGYIYGLYLKKTFGVNQYRHWIKEELDKMVEYELKMGGVLLHPTFGGGKDKDNPTPHLHFSIKHPHTLSWKYYKMFQCKAHLVMRLIENRISMEFMLQVFNKLLSLASTASSQKYQSHMWSQMLVSTHSFLKSISNVSGKDIGPLIKQWVDQSAVVKFFGSFAFNRKRNVLELEIRQDYTSSGTQKYVGPIKVTVQELDGSFNHTLQIEENSLKHDIPCHSKSRRNKKKKIPLMNGEEVDMDLSAMDADSPLLWIRIDPDMSILRKVEFEQADFMWQYQLRYERDVVAQEESILALEKFPTPASRLALTDILEQDQCFYKVRQGACFCLAKIANSMMSTWTGPPAMKSLFTRMFCCKSCPNIVKTNTFISFQSYFLQKTMPVAMAQLRDIQNLCPKDVLNFILDLIKYNDNRKNKFSDNYYRAELIDALTNSLTPAISISNEVRTVDNLNGDVRLILEEITRSLNMEKLLPSYRNTITVSCLRAIRMLQKNGHIPSDPSLFKSYAEYGHFVDVRVAALEAVVDYTRVDRSSVELQWLLNMVQNDPAHYIRHKILSMLGKNPPFTKAAESPLCNEALVDQLWKLMNSGTSHDWRLRCDAVNLYYTLFGLTRPSCLPLPELGLVLNLKEKKAVLNPTIKPEQGPDTTEMTGITMGVHIPVMGFTSSLDEGLITMETVSSVSMSSGVAPPPQGLKRKLDSVVGPLGSSSPEPGQVLQEEDTSKKFKIRFNTVEEDEIDMESPHDSQAFIHHHLNILERPSTPGKEPPAVDQAVLSLPVTPLPSSFGKESTSSSKHSGDHHHHHHHHEHKKKKKKKHKHKHKHKHESKDKERDSHAFSNSPASGRSVRSPSMSD; via the exons ATGCATGAAGTCAAGATGAACAGGAAGAAGGACAAGGGATTTGAGAGCCCGCGGCCTTTTAAATT GACTCACCAGGTTGTCtgcatcaacaacatcaacttTCAAAGAAAGTCTGTGATT GGCTTTGTGGAGCTGACCATCTTCCCAACTGTGGTCAACCTGAACCGGATCAAACTCAACAGCAAGCAGTGCAGGATCTACAGGGTCCGAGTCAACGACCTAGAAGCACCATTCATTTACAATGACCCTACTCTAGAGGTCTGCCACCACGAGTCCAAGCA GAGGAACCTGAACTATTTCTCCAGTGCCTACACAGCAGCAGTCAGTGCTGTGGACCCAGATGCAGGACACGGCGAGCTGGTCATCAAAGTCCCCTCGGAGCTGTGGAAGCAAGGAGACG AGATGAATGTGCTGAAGGTGTACATAGAGTTCTCTCTGGACCAGCCTAAAGGAGGCCTTCACTTTGTGGTGCCCGACGTAGAGGGGAGCATGGCTGAGAGAGGAGCACACGTCTTCTCCTTCGGATACCAGAACTCCACAAG GTTCTGGTTCCCCTGTGTGGACTCATACTCAGAGCTGTGCACCTGGAAGCTGGAGTTCACAGTGGATGCCTCTATGGTAGCTGTGTCCTGTGGGGACTTGGTAGAGACTGTCTATACCCATGACATGAGGAAGAAGACCTTCCACTACGTCCTCCCCATCCCCACCGCCGCCTCCAACATCTCACTGTCTGTCGGGCCCTTTGAGATCCTGGTCGACCCCTACATGCATGAG GTCACCCACTTCTGTTTACCCCAGCTCCTGCCCCTGTTGAAACACTCCATGTCCTACCTGCATGAGATCTTTGAGTTCTACGAGGAGATCCTGACCTGTCGATATCCTTACTCCTGCTTCAAGACTGTGTTTGTGGACGAGGCCTACGTCCAGGTGTCTTCCTACGCGTCGATGAGCATCTTCAG tacTAATCTGCTCCACAGTGCCATGATCATAGACCAGACCCCCCTGACCAGACAGTGTTTAGCTCAGGCCCTGGCCCAGCAGTTCTTTGGCTGCTTCATCTCCAGGATGTCCTG GGCTGATGAGTGGGTGCTGAAGGGGATCTCTGGCTACATCTATGGTCTGTACCTGAAGAAGACCTTTGGCGTGAACCAGTACCGCCATTGGATCAAAGAG GAACTGGACAAGATGGTGGAGTACGAGCTGAAGATGGGAGGAGTTCTCTTACACCCGACCTTCGGTGGAGGCAAAGACAAGGACAA cCCTACCCCTCACCTCCACTTCTCCATCAAGCACCCTCACACCCTGTCCTGGAAGTACTATAAGATGTTCCAGTGTAAAGCCCACCTGGTCATGAGGCTCATTGAGAACAGGATCAGCATGGAGTTCATGCTGCAG GTGTTCAACAAGTTACTAAGCCTGGCCAGTACAGCGTCCTCGCAGAAGTACCAGTCACACATGTGGAGTCAGATGCTGGTATCCACCCACAGCTTCCTCAAGTCCATCTCCAACGTGTCGGGGAAGGACATAGGACCCCTCATCAAGCAGTGGGT AGACCAGAGTGCGGTGGTGAAGTTCTTTGGCAGTTTTGCCTTCAACAGGAAACGGAACGTTCTAGAACTGGAGATTCGGCAGGACTACACCTCCTCTGGAACACAGAAATATGTG GGACCCATCAAGGTGACAGTCCAGGAGCTGGATGGGTCCTTCAACCACACGCTGCAGATCGAAGAGAACAGCCTGAAGCACGACATCCCCTGCCACTCCAAGAGCAGACG aaacaagaagaagaagattcCTTTGATGAACGGAGAGGAGGTTGACATGGACCTGTCTGCTATGGA TGCGGATTCTCCCTTGCTGTGGATCCGGATCGATCCGGACATGTCCATCCTGCGTAAGGTGGAGTTTGAGCAGGCAGACTTCATGTGGCAGTACCAGCTCAG GTACGAGCGTGACGTCGTGGCCCAGGAGGAGTCTATTTTAGCCCTGGAGAAGTTCCCCACGCCGGCCTCCCGTCTGGCCCTCACTGACATCCTAGAACAGGACCAGTGTTTCTACAAGGTCCGCCAGGGCGCCTGCTTCTGCCTCGCCAAG ATCGCCAACTCCATGATGAGCACCTGGACCGGTCCTCCAGCCATGAAGTCTCTGTTCACCAGAATGTTCTGCTGTAAGAGCTGTCCAAACATCGTCAAGACCAACACCTTCATCAGCTTCCAGAGCTACTTCCTACAGAAG ACCATGCCTGTAGCCATGGCTCAGCTCAGAGACATCCAGAACCTCTGTCCCAAAGACGTCCTCAACTTCATCCTGGACCTCATCAAGTACAACGACAACAGGAAGAACAAG TTCTCCGACAACTACTACCGTGCCGAGCTGATTGATGCCCTCACCAACTCCCTGACCCCGGCCATCAGCATCAGTAACGAGGTGCGCACCGTGGACAACCTCAACGGAGATGTACGTCTCATCCTGGAGGAGATCACACGGTCTCTTAACATGGAGAAACTACTGCCCAGCTACCGCAACACCATCACTGTCAG ttgtctCAGAGCTATCCGGATGCTCCAGAAGAATGGTCATATTCCCAGTGATCCCTCTCTGTTTAAATCCTATGCAGAATATGGACACTTTGTGGATGTTCGTGTCGCAGCGCTGGAAGCTGTGGTGGACTACACAAGAG TTGACAGGAGCTCCGTGGAACTGCAGTGGCTGCTCAACATGGTCCAGAATGACCCGGCTCACTACATCAG ACACAAGATCCTAAGCATGCTGGGTAAAAACCCTCCCTTCACCAAAGCAGCCGAGTCTCCACTCTGCAACGAGGCTCTGGTCGACCAGCTGTGGAAACTCATGAACTCAG GTACGTCTCATGACTGGCGGTTGCGGTGTGACGCGGTGAATCTGTACTACACTCTGTTTGGTCTGACGCGTCCCTCCTGCCTGCCCCTGCCCGAGCTGGGCCTGGTACTCAACCTCAAGGAGAAGAAGGCCGTGCTCAACCCCACTATCAAGCCTGAACAGGGACCAGACACCACAGAGATGACTGGCATCACCATGGGCGTTCATATCCCTGTCATGGGCTTCACTAGCAGT cTGGATGAGGGCCTGATCACCATGGAGACAGTGTCCAGCGTGTCTATGTCCAGTGGTGTGGCCCCACCCCCTCAGGGTCTGAAGAGGAAGTTGGACAGTGTCGTTGGCCCGCTGGGCTCGTCCTCACCGGAGCCAGGCCAGGTCCTGCAGGAAGAGGACACCAGTAAAAAATTCAAGATCAGA TTCAACACCGTAGAGGAAGATGAGATTGACATGGAGAGTCCCCATGACAGCCAGGcattcatccaccaccacctCAACATCCTGGAGAGGCCATCCACACCAG